A region of Streptomyces sp. R44 DNA encodes the following proteins:
- a CDS encoding SDR family oxidoreductase — MLLQGKTVVVSGVGAGLGHRIAETVVRDGGNAVLGARTEANLAKSAAEIDPEGRRTAYRATDITDEEQCEALAALAVERFGGIDAVVHVAAWDSYFGGLEDADFATWQGVLDVNLLGTLRMTRACLPALKQRGGAVVLIGTQSAIAAPSQVRQAAYAASKGALTSAMYSLAHELGPHRIRVNTVLPGWMWGPPVQAYVQFTAHTERVPEAEVLARLTERMALPELATDGDVAEAAAFLASDRARAITGQSLLVNAGELMR; from the coding sequence ATGCTGCTCCAGGGAAAGACGGTCGTCGTGTCGGGGGTCGGTGCCGGGCTCGGGCACCGGATCGCGGAGACGGTGGTACGGGACGGGGGCAACGCCGTCCTCGGCGCCCGCACCGAGGCCAACCTCGCCAAGTCCGCGGCGGAGATCGACCCGGAGGGGCGCCGCACCGCCTACCGGGCCACGGACATCACCGACGAGGAGCAGTGCGAGGCGCTCGCCGCGCTGGCCGTCGAGCGCTTCGGCGGCATCGACGCGGTGGTCCACGTCGCCGCCTGGGACTCCTACTTCGGGGGCCTGGAGGACGCGGACTTCGCGACCTGGCAGGGGGTCCTGGACGTGAACCTGCTCGGCACGCTGCGGATGACCCGGGCCTGCCTGCCGGCGCTGAAGCAGCGGGGCGGTGCCGTCGTCCTGATCGGGACGCAGTCGGCGATCGCCGCGCCCTCGCAGGTGCGGCAGGCGGCCTACGCGGCCTCGAAGGGGGCGCTGACCTCGGCGATGTACTCGCTCGCGCACGAGCTCGGGCCGCACCGGATCCGGGTCAACACCGTGCTCCCCGGCTGGATGTGGGGGCCGCCGGTCCAGGCGTACGTCCAGTTCACCGCGCACACCGAGAGGGTGCCGGAGGCCGAGGTCCTGGCCCGGCTCACCGAGCGGATGGCGCTGCCGGAGCTCGCGACGGACGGGGACGTGGCGGAGGCCGCGGCCTTCCTGGCCTCGGACCGGGCGCGGGCGATCACGGGGCAGTCGCTGCTCGTCAACGCGGGGGAGCTGATGCGCTGA